The Montipora foliosa isolate CH-2021 chromosome 1, ASM3666993v2, whole genome shotgun sequence DNA segment ATGGTGTAATTCCTACTAGTGACTTAACAGTGTTGTGATGTTTGTAATCACTCCAAGTGGCCTTTTGGGCACTTGGAGAGGAAGGCTTCTCAATAAAGAACTCGGTGCAATCGATAATGACGCGTGTACCTGGGTATTTTGAAAACGAATTAGGCATGTGAGTCTTAATTTCCTGTTTTGATGGCCAGCGAAGTAGTGAACCGTTAAACGTCAGAGCTAAAAAGCGACGTGTGACGTGGGGTCCATGTCATATAGATCCGACTAACTGTACTGACAGAAACTGCGAACATGTCGGCAAGGTGCCTTTCCATTAGACCTAGTTTCAGCTGCAACAGAACAAGAATAAACTCCTCTTTCaatccaacatggcgttttctcCCTGGTTTTTCCTTCTCAGGATCATTCTGGTAGTAGGATTTCTGACGCTTGTTCTTGTCCCAATACTTCATTTTTCCTGCAAACGGAAGGAGGGTATTGACGAGAAGCATGAAACACGATAGTGACGGAATGCCTGTATAAAATTTTACAGATTCATCGCTTTTCAACACGTCTTGAACCAATTGCTCTCTTCTTCTTTGAGCATTAGCGCCAACTTTAATTTCTTGGCTGGAGGTTGGGATTGAAGTCGAAGACTGATTTATTCCCCTTTCCATTTTGGCGAGGTCTTCCATTGTAAGTTCCGTCTGGCATAGCACGTTTCTCTGTCTCTCGTCCACGTTTTCGATTCGGTCCGTGTAATCGTGGTCACCGATCACACTGATGTTCCCTGCTGATGAATGCATTTTACCTTCCTGTGCGTCTACCCTTTGCCTTTTCACCGGTAGCTCTGTTAAATTATCTGCCAAGTGTTGTGCTCGACGATCCCGCTTGTTTTTCCTCCCTTGACGAGGATCACTCTTTGCTGCGGGCTGTTTCGGATCAAATATTGTCGGTACACCACAAGAAATGACTTCAATCTTTCCGAAAAGCGTCCTTTTAAGGTCTTCTCTACTGAAATGTTGCGAACATATCCGAGGATCTGCAAGCGTCTTAACTTTTCGTCCGCCCTTCGACAAAATGTTTCCCACTTTTTGCGTAGTTTCTGGTCGGAAGGAAAGCGAAAGTACGAGAGATCTGGCCTGTTATGGCTTCCACTTTTACACACTGCAACTGCACAGTATTCAACCATCGTTTGATTACGATTAAGGCTCAAAACGAAAACATTATTTCCTATCTTTCCTCTctgtaagttttaatttttaaaacttcTCTCGCGCTATTCCCCCAAGCCTCGCTTTCGTGTCTGTATTTGCTACCAGTCTTACGCGCCTAAATATATCGGAAAGGGGCTAATCccgaaatgaaatatttctgcggcactGGAGCAGTGGCGACTGGAACTAGTCCAGTCGAAGTGCATTATGGGTTGTCAAGGAGGACTATATTAGAGGTTTGTAGCACGTGAGATAGTCATTCTAGGCCGACACCTCGTTCGAtcttagatatatttttaagtaTAACGTTCTTTTAGTCAACGCGGGTAGACGCGTTTGAAATTTGTAGCCTCGTAGGATGGGCTATTCAGAGTTTGCgccatggttcctacccagatttcctgccgACTTTTTTCCCCCTCGGGGTTTTTTTTCCCGCAggtttttttctggcctccgtctGACAGTAGTAGTTGTGTAAACTGTCGCTCAGCTCTGTCTCTTGTCTTATGCCTTATACTTAGATCTTTTAATAGGTTGTAGTATAACGTATCGTTATAGTTACTGGTGCTCGGTCTAAActgccaaaataaacctaatg contains these protein-coding regions:
- the LOC137973864 gene encoding uncharacterized protein, translating into MHSSAGNISVIGDHDYTDRIENVDERQRNVLCQTELTMEDLAKMERGINQSSTSIPTSSQEIKVGANAQRRREQLVQDVLKSDESVKFYTGIPSLSCFMLLVNTLLPFAGKMKYWDKNKRQKSYYQNDPEKEKPGRKRHVGLKEEFILVLLQLKLGLMERHLADMFAVSVSTRVIIDCTEFFIEKPSSPSAQKATWSDYKHHNTVKSLVGITPSGAFSFISKLWSRSTSDRRVTQESGLIDLLEEGDQVMADRGFTIRNLLTKKGVKLNMPPFTKRNH